The sequence below is a genomic window from Sorangiineae bacterium MSr12523.
CTCTTCGATCCGCTGGTTCACGAAGGGATCGATCAGGGTACCGGTTGCTGGATCGACGGTGGGTTCATACGGCGCGGCCGCGGTGCTCGCGCCATTGTTCGCCATGAGCGTTTGGCTCCAGATGACGTTGGAGCGCAGTTGCGGATTCCATACATGCGTATAATTCACGTGGTATGCGAACGCATTCCACAGGACGAAGCTATCGCCCGTATTCGTCGCACCCTGTCCCGTTGTTCCCGCAGCAACGATGTACCTTCCGATACCGCGTCCACCTGCGACGGTGGTTCGGAACGTATCGTCGAAGATTTTGAGAGCAGCCGCTGCGCTCACACCCCATCCATACTTCGAATACGAATCCGCGTTCGGCGCCCCCGCGTCACGGTATTGCGTGGCAACGGCACCCACCGACGCGGTGCCCCAATCGCCGGCCATCGAGAAACGACCGATCACATCGGGGATCCGCTGCACTTTGCGGGTAAACGGCTGCTTCGTGCCCGGTCCATCGGTGATCCCGTTTTGATCGGTTCCGGGCGCGTTTTCGATGGCCAGCGCGAGGCTGGAACGGGCGGGAAGGGGGATGACGTAGCGGATCATCGGCTGGCGGATGGCCGCCGTGGAGCCCGGGCCAATCCAGTCCACGGTGTCGGGGAACGCGACGAGGTCGAGAAAGGTCGTCCACGTTTGGCCGACCAGCAAGGTTCCGTAGCGGCCGCTCAAGGTGCCATAGGCATGGCGCAATCGGAAGAGGACCGAATTGGTGAAGGTCTGGCTCGATAGCAGATTGCCGGACCAGAAATCCGCCTCGATGCGGCTCCCGATTTCGGCCCACCCGGTGTCCGTCATCGTCGAAATGCCCAGGCGGCTCGTGCGGGCCGTCATGTAGAGCTGCCCCGTTTTCTGCCCCTCGGCGCTCGAATTCAACGGAAGACGCGAGGTCGTCGTGCCGAAATCTTCCCCCGTCACGAACGGATTCCGGCTCTTGAAGTCGTACGTCACATCGAGCCGCGCGAAGCCCGATAGCGTGAGCCTCGTCGTCGTGCCCGGGATTCGGAATGTGCCGGGTGGCAACTCCTCGTCGGCCGCCGCGGGAGCGGAGACCGATACCGCCGCAATCATCACCAAGCGCGCAGCCGTCCGTCGAAGCTTCAAGACGAGCCCCCTTGTTCGAGTGGGATCCATCCATAAAGGAGATTTAGCCGGGCATCCAGCCGATTTCGACGAAATGAGCATTTTTGTGTCGACTATAATATTGTCGACAATCTTCAATAATCAGCTCAACCGTGTCCGCCCCCGATGGCGTTTACGGCTTCGGCGGCAGCGTGTAAACGGCATTCCCCTTGGCGTCGAGAAATTCGATCCGTGGAACGTCGTTGGCGTCGACCGCAAGGCGAATGCGTGGTTTTCCGTCTTTGCCGTTGAGCACGATCTTCGACTCACCGTGGTCCACGCTGAACGCGAGGCGCTCGTTTCCAGCGCCCGTTCGATTCGGACCCGATTCGGGATCGTTGACATACACGCCGGCAACATGGCCGTCTTCTTCGACGATGCACAAAGCCTCGCTGCCGCCATGGGCCGTGCCGGGTTTGGGCGGATAGTCCAAGCAGAAGGCGTTGTTCTTTTCGTGCATTCCCACCCCGCCCACCTCCTTGCCCGCGGCATTGTTGAAAAGCAGGGCCGCGCCGCCCACCTTGCGCCCCGCGCCGGGAGGATCGGCGAGCCTCGTGTCGGAGGTGAGCACCAATTGCGGTGTGCCTTTTTCGTCCACGATGCGAACCTGTCGCACGTCCATGCTGTCGGGGGCCTTGGCGGTAGGAGCACATGCAGTGAGAACAAGGGCGAAGAAAGAGAGGGAAGAAGTTTTCATGGCGGCTGCGGACTGCAATCGCCGTACCGCAATGAGAGGGCATTCTCGCGTCGGCGCATCGCTTGGTGTCCGGACAGGTGTCCGGTCATCCGTCCGTCGATCGGCTCGGCGTTCGAAGCAACGCCGCGGTCGGTTGGGACGGACACGATCGACTCCGCAGCCGTGCGGCGATAGAATCTTGGCGAGGGCCCCAGGGGAAAGGAATTGAGATCGATCGGCTATGCATTCGGTGCTTTCCGGCTTGCACTCGAATCGCGCACGCTGCACTTGCGCGATGAACAGGTTCGCCTCGGCGCGCGTGCATTCGACATTCTTCGCGTGCTGGTCGAGCGCGCAGGCACCGTCGTCTCGGCCGACGAGCTGATGGCGCTGGTCTGGCCGGACGTCGTCGTCGACGACACCAACCTGCGTGTTCAAATCGGCGCTCTTCGCAAGGTACTTGCGCGCGGAGAACAGGGGCAGCCAGCCATCGAAACGATGCCCCGGGGCTACTACTTCGCGCTGCCCGTCTCGCCGTTGCACACCGACGTGACGACGGCGGCTCCCCGTGAAGTGGGCACGCACAACCTCCCCGCGCAGCTCGCAACCACCGTTGGACGCGCGGACACGATCGAACTGCTCGCCGGCGCATGGGACGGGAAGCGTCTGATTACCATCACCGGCCCTGGCGGCATCGGTAAGACCACGGTGGCCATTGCGGTGGCGCATCGTTGCTTGCCGCGCTTTTCGGACGGCATCTGCTTCGTCGAATTCTCGTCGCTCTCCGATCCGGATCTCGTGGCCAGCGCCGTCGCCTCGGCGCTCGGCATCGGCCTGCTCCCCGACGAGCCGATCGCGGGTCTGCTCTCGCATTTCCGTGGCAAGCGCATGCTCCTTCTGCTCGACACGTGCGAGCACATCGTGGAGTCCTGCGCTGGGCTCGTGGAGTCCCTTTTGTCGGAGCTCCCCGAGTTGCGCATTCTCGCGACCAGCCGTGAAATTCTGCGCGCGGCAGGGGAGTGGGCGTACCGCCTGTCGTCGCTGCCGCACCCACTGCACACCGAAGGATTGAGCGCGACCGACGCCCTGTCGTACGCCGCTGTCGACCTCTTTGCTCAGCGCGCGCGGGCGAGCGCCGATGGGTTCGAGTTGCGAGATGCCGACGCTTCCAACGTGGCGGCGATCTGTCGCCGCCTCGACGGAATGCCGCTCGCCATCGAGTTTGCCGCCGCGCGCGTGGGGGAACTCGGTTTGCGCCAGATCGCCGCTCGCTTGGACGATCGATTCCGGGTGCTGACGCAGGGCCGGCGGACGGCGCTCCCGCGCCACAAGACGCTCGAGGCGACGTTGGCCTGGAGCTACGATCTTTTGCCGCCGGAAGAGCAGATGATGCTCCAGCAGCTTTCCGCCTTTCGCGGGCCCTTCATGGGGAACGCCGCCGCGGCCATCGCCGAGCCCGAATGGCCACGTTCCGAGGCCATGAATCATCTGTCCAACTTGTTCGCCAAATCGCTCGTGACCGCGGACATCGGCGGTGAAGCCCCTTTTTATCGATTGTTGGACACGACGCGCGCATTTGCAGCCGAGAAACTCGCGGCCGCGCCCGCCCGCGATACGGTTGCGCGGCGTCATGCGGAGTACATTCTCTCGGTGGTGCGGGAGGCGGAGATCGAGTGGGAGACCGCGGATCCCAAGGCCTGGACGGAGCGCCATCGATACCTGATTGACGATTTGCGTGGGGCGCTCGAGTGGGCCATGTCGGACCGTGGCGATCCTCTCCTCGGCGCTCGGATCCTCGCGCACTCCGCCGTGCTCTGGTTCTTTCTGGCGCTGCTGGACGAATTCGAGCGGCACCTGCAGAGCGCGTTCGCCGCGCACTCCGCGATGCTCGAGACCGATCCGCTCCTGGAGATCCGTCTGTGGGAAGCGTTCGCCTATACGGTGTTGCACGTCCGCGAGCGCAAATCGCGCCTGGTCGCAGCGGACGCTTTCCGAAGGGCACTCGGGACGGCGCGGCGGGAAGGGCTCGTCGATGCGCAGCTCCGGACGCTCTGGGGGTTGCAGATCTGCGTGGTGCACAGCGGCGACTACGCGAGCACCATGGACGTCTTGAAGGAATTCGACGCGCTGGCGACGAACCTCGGAAGTTCTCCCTTTACGCTCGTGGGCACGCGCATGGAGGCTTTGGTCCGACATTGCTCCGGCGATCATGCGACCGCACGCCTGCGCGCGAACGAATTGCTCGAGCACGCGGCCGTCGCATCGGGGGGAGTTCGCTACCGCGTGATTCAATTCGACACGCGGATCTCCGCCTATACGATCCTCGCCCGCGTCCGGTGGATCCAAGGCTTCCCCGAGGAAGCAAAGGAGTACGTTCGCGAAGCCGTTGCACGCGCACGCAGCGTCGGCCAAGCGCTTCCTCTCGGCTACATGCTCTCGCTCGCGGCGATTCCCGTTTCGTTCTGGACGGGTGATCGCGCCGCGGCCGAGCAGTACACGGCGGAGTTGTGCACCAGCGCGCTCAAGCACTCCCTCGCCACCTTCCATACGTGCGGCCTGGCGTACCAAGACATCTTGGACCGGAAACGCACCGGCCACGCCGAACGCCTCGAGGACACGGTCCTCTCAGAGACCGTCGCCACGGTGGACGAAGCGTTCGCCAGCGATACCGTCATCGCCCGCGCAGAGCAGGGCCTCGCCGCCTGGTGTGCGTCCGAGCTCCTACGGCTCCGAGCCATGCACATTCTGGAACGGGGCGGCACCGAGCAAGAGGCCGAAACCGTTCTCCTGGAGGCGATTCAGACCGCACAGCGCCAGCAGGCGCTCGCCTGGGAACTTCGCGCCACGATGTCCCTCGCCGAACTCTGGATGCGCCAAAGTCGACATGCCGAAGCGCAGGAGCGCCTCTCCGCAGTCCGTGCGCGCTTCACGGAGGGTTTCGACACGGCCGATTTGCGCCGAGCCGATGCACTGCTGCGACGAAATCGTTAAAGAGGCACGGCCGCCTTGGCGATCGCGCTGGCGCTCGGTAGTTTCTCGAGGTTCCAGCAGAGATCCACCAGTGTCCGAATTTGCGCCGGAGAGAGGCTCTCCTTGGCGAGATCGGTGAACTTGGATTCGATATCGCCATCCGTCATCGGGGCCTCCAAAGTCCCTTTGGCGTGCTGGATGGATTTGACCAACTGCCGACCGTCCTCGAGGACCATCGTCATCTCCACTTGCGATAGCTGGATATTCGTATCGATGACCGGAACGACGCGGCTGCGTAGCTGGACGATGGTTGGATCGTGGACGGCCCGATCGCTGAACTGCCTTTCACCCGCTGCACCTTCGACGATGGCGACGGCAACCGCATGGTAGATGCTAAATTTGCCTTCCAAACCCGTCGTAGGTGTCTTCTTCCCAGTCAACTCCAACACCAACGGGTTTACGCGAAGATGGACGCTCTGGACTCGACCCGCGTTGACCGAATATTGGTCACGCAATTGAATGGCGGCATCGATCGCCGGGTGCATCACGATCCCACAAGCGAAAGCCTTGTAGGTGTTCAACGTCGATTCGTAGTGTTTCCCCAGACCATCGATGATCTCTTTGTAATCATGTTTCGTCGAGATGGTGGTGGCCCAACCGCGTTTGGCCTCGATCATCTGATCCGAGCTGGTGAAATTTTTCGAAGCGAGAAATGCAGCAAACAGTCCGTTGCTGGCAGCTCGCCCTGGATTGAAGCTCTTGTTCATCGAGCCAAACGATTCTCTGAAGCCGACAGGCTGCGATGCGGCCAATCCCAGAGCCCAAATCATTTGTTGCTCGGACAAACCCAAAAGCTTCCCGGCGCTGGCCGCAGCCCCGAAAACACCTGCAGTCCCCGTGATATGCCAACCTCGATCATAATGATCCGGATAAACCGCGTTACCGATTCGGCATTCGGTTTCCACTCCGAGGACCAGCGCGTTCAAAAAGTTTCGACCATCGGTGGGTCGATGTTCCGCCAATGCGAGAATGGCAGACACGACCGGCCCAGCCGGGTGGATGATGGTCTTCGGATGCGTGTCGTCGTAGTCGAAGATATGCGAAGACACACCATTGATGAACGCGGCGTTCATGGCGTCAAAACGTTCTCTGCGGCCGAGAATCGACGCTTGCGGCGGTCCAGAAAAGGGTGCGAGGGCCTCAACGGCAATGTTCACCGTTTCATGACGAGATCCCCCTACGGCCACGCCTACCCAATTCAGCAACGTTCGCAAACCTTCCTTGCGGACATGGGCCGGCAAATCCTCGTAGCGGGCCGATACGATGTAGCGCGCCAGTATTTTGGTCACTTCCGGTGGGGTCGGAGCCGGCGCAGCCAAGTCGTTTTCCATGGACTTCACGGCTAAGTCCGGTGTCACGGCCCCCGCGACGACGGCGGTGGTCGCGGTGCGAAGAAATGTCCGTCGATCGAAAGTCGCCATGGCGATGCTCCTCCTGACCGTGGTCCGACATGAGGCACCCGTTCGATGTAGGGGCAATCATCATGGAAGTCCTTCCTTTCTCGAACCAACCGTGAGATCGTCCGCTTCGACGTCGCAGGCGGACTCG
It includes:
- a CDS encoding porin; the protein is MKLRRTAARLVMIAAVSVSAPAAADEELPPGTFRIPGTTTRLTLSGFARLDVTYDFKSRNPFVTGEDFGTTTSRLPLNSSAEGQKTGQLYMTARTSRLGISTMTDTGWAEIGSRIEADFWSGNLLSSQTFTNSVLFRLRHAYGTLSGRYGTLLVGQTWTTFLDLVAFPDTVDWIGPGSTAAIRQPMIRYVIPLPARSSLALAIENAPGTDQNGITDGPGTKQPFTRKVQRIPDVIGRFSMAGDWGTASVGAVATQYRDAGAPNADSYSKYGWGVSAAAALKIFDDTFRTTVAGGRGIGRYIVAAGTTGQGATNTGDSFVLWNAFAYHVNYTHVWNPQLRSNVIWSQTLMANNGASTAAAPYEPTVDPATGTLIDPFVNQRIEELFLNTFLTLTKQVEFGLEYAFSQRHTFGSVTAPSRIGTMHRITTTALFSLF
- a CDS encoding MmgE/PrpD family protein codes for the protein MATFDRRTFLRTATTAVVAGAVTPDLAVKSMENDLAAPAPTPPEVTKILARYIVSARYEDLPAHVRKEGLRTLLNWVGVAVGGSRHETVNIAVEALAPFSGPPQASILGRRERFDAMNAAFINGVSSHIFDYDDTHPKTIIHPAGPVVSAILALAEHRPTDGRNFLNALVLGVETECRIGNAVYPDHYDRGWHITGTAGVFGAAASAGKLLGLSEQQMIWALGLAASQPVGFRESFGSMNKSFNPGRAASNGLFAAFLASKNFTSSDQMIEAKRGWATTISTKHDYKEIIDGLGKHYESTLNTYKAFACGIVMHPAIDAAIQLRDQYSVNAGRVQSVHLRVNPLVLELTGKKTPTTGLEGKFSIYHAVAVAIVEGAAGERQFSDRAVHDPTIVQLRSRVVPVIDTNIQLSQVEMTMVLEDGRQLVKSIQHAKGTLEAPMTDGDIESKFTDLAKESLSPAQIRTLVDLCWNLEKLPSASAIAKAAVPL
- a CDS encoding winged helix-turn-helix domain-containing protein, with the translated sequence MRSIGYAFGAFRLALESRTLHLRDEQVRLGARAFDILRVLVERAGTVVSADELMALVWPDVVVDDTNLRVQIGALRKVLARGEQGQPAIETMPRGYYFALPVSPLHTDVTTAAPREVGTHNLPAQLATTVGRADTIELLAGAWDGKRLITITGPGGIGKTTVAIAVAHRCLPRFSDGICFVEFSSLSDPDLVASAVASALGIGLLPDEPIAGLLSHFRGKRMLLLLDTCEHIVESCAGLVESLLSELPELRILATSREILRAAGEWAYRLSSLPHPLHTEGLSATDALSYAAVDLFAQRARASADGFELRDADASNVAAICRRLDGMPLAIEFAAARVGELGLRQIAARLDDRFRVLTQGRRTALPRHKTLEATLAWSYDLLPPEEQMMLQQLSAFRGPFMGNAAAAIAEPEWPRSEAMNHLSNLFAKSLVTADIGGEAPFYRLLDTTRAFAAEKLAAAPARDTVARRHAEYILSVVREAEIEWETADPKAWTERHRYLIDDLRGALEWAMSDRGDPLLGARILAHSAVLWFFLALLDEFERHLQSAFAAHSAMLETDPLLEIRLWEAFAYTVLHVRERKSRLVAADAFRRALGTARREGLVDAQLRTLWGLQICVVHSGDYASTMDVLKEFDALATNLGSSPFTLVGTRMEALVRHCSGDHATARLRANELLEHAAVASGGVRYRVIQFDTRISAYTILARVRWIQGFPEEAKEYVREAVARARSVGQALPLGYMLSLAAIPVSFWTGDRAAAEQYTAELCTSALKHSLATFHTCGLAYQDILDRKRTGHAERLEDTVLSETVATVDEAFASDTVIARAEQGLAAWCASELLRLRAMHILERGGTEQEAETVLLEAIQTAQRQQALAWELRATMSLAELWMRQSRHAEAQERLSAVRARFTEGFDTADLRRADALLRRNR